The following proteins come from a genomic window of Phacochoerus africanus isolate WHEZ1 chromosome 9, ROS_Pafr_v1, whole genome shotgun sequence:
- the CCDC196 gene encoding putative coiled-coil domain-containing protein 196 isoform X2 — translation MEQEGAYFQGYVFILRVEVFLKMTSASNSPGSYLSSKTRNSKIDDTYLKELNEDLKLRKQELLEILKPLEDKNSLLFQKLMSNLEEKQRSLQIMRRIMAGKGNDDSAVIKLIKEAEEMKQNLERKNRMLRKEMEMLWNKTFNTEELGDQPKALQIKNKADLQDGKASKTPSTSRKTKNELETLYTEKVKEIKKEKQQKKMEWVRYQEQPNIIQNDFNGKVIVLRIEALKNYQKANDLKLSLYIQQNFKPKQAFLDLPESQGTTGTTTIGRATPGKNEPNVRILRSKNYTEQQGAKGSQFDDGRGRLFFLRSMPDEVLKD, via the exons ATGGAACAAGAAGGTGCATATTTTCAAGGATACGTTTTTATTCTTAGAGTAGAAGTTTTCCTCAAGATGACAAGTGCTTCAAACTCTCCAGGATCTTACTTATCCTCAAAAACAAG AAATTCTAAAATAGATGACACCTACCTGAAGGAATTGAATGAGGACTTAAAGCTAAGGAAGCAGGAACTTCTAGAGATATTAAAACCTCTAGAAGATAAGAACAGTCTATTATTCCAGAAGCTGATGTCTAACttggaggaaaaacaaagaag TCTGCAGATCATGAGGCGGATCATGGCAGGGAAGGGGAATGATGACTCTGCAGTCATCAAGCTCATTAAGGAAGCAGAAGAGATGAAGCAGAATCTG gaaaggaaaaacaggatGCTTCGGAAGGAAATGGAGATGTTATGGAACAAG ACGTTCAACACAGAAGAACTCGGCGATCAACCCAAAGCACTACAGATAAAGAACAAAGCAGACTTGCAGGATGGAAAG GCTTCCAAAACCCCCTCAACATCTAGGAAGACCAAGAATGAACTGGAGACCTTGTATACAGagaaagtgaaggaaataaagaag gaaaagcagcagaagaaaatgGAATGGGTCAGATATCAGGAACAACCCAACATCATTCAG AATGATTTCAATGGAAAAGTGATTGTGCTGAGAATTGAAGCCTTGAAGAACTACCAGAAGGCCAATGATCTGAAGTTATCACTGTATATACAGCAGAATTTTAAGCCAAAGCAAGCATTTTTGGATCTTCCTGAGTCCCAAG GTACTACGGGCACTACAACCATAGGCAGAGCAACTcctggcaaaaatgaacctaatGTG AGAATTCTGAGATCAAAGAACTACACAGAACAACAAGGAGCTAAAGGAAGTCAGTTTGACGATGGAAGAGGGAGGCTCTTTTTTCTAAGGTCAATGCCAGATGAAGTGCTGAAGGATTAG
- the CCDC196 gene encoding putative coiled-coil domain-containing protein 196 isoform X1, translating into MTSASNSPGSYLSSKTRNSKIDDTYLKELNEDLKLRKQELLEILKPLEDKNSLLFQKLMSNLEEKQRSLQIMRRIMAGKGNDDSAVIKLIKEAEEMKQNLERKNRMLRKEMEMLWNKTFNTEELGDQPKALQIKNKADLQDGKASKTPSTSRKTKNELETLYTEKVKEIKKEKQQKKMEWVRYQEQPNIIQNDFNGKVIVLRIEALKNYQKANDLKLSLYIQQNFKPKQAFLDLPESQGTTGTTTIGRATPGKNEPNVRILRSKNYTEQQGAKGSQFDDGRGRLFFLRSMPDEVLKD; encoded by the exons ATGACAAGTGCTTCAAACTCTCCAGGATCTTACTTATCCTCAAAAACAAG AAATTCTAAAATAGATGACACCTACCTGAAGGAATTGAATGAGGACTTAAAGCTAAGGAAGCAGGAACTTCTAGAGATATTAAAACCTCTAGAAGATAAGAACAGTCTATTATTCCAGAAGCTGATGTCTAACttggaggaaaaacaaagaag TCTGCAGATCATGAGGCGGATCATGGCAGGGAAGGGGAATGATGACTCTGCAGTCATCAAGCTCATTAAGGAAGCAGAAGAGATGAAGCAGAATCTG gaaaggaaaaacaggatGCTTCGGAAGGAAATGGAGATGTTATGGAACAAG ACGTTCAACACAGAAGAACTCGGCGATCAACCCAAAGCACTACAGATAAAGAACAAAGCAGACTTGCAGGATGGAAAG GCTTCCAAAACCCCCTCAACATCTAGGAAGACCAAGAATGAACTGGAGACCTTGTATACAGagaaagtgaaggaaataaagaag gaaaagcagcagaagaaaatgGAATGGGTCAGATATCAGGAACAACCCAACATCATTCAG AATGATTTCAATGGAAAAGTGATTGTGCTGAGAATTGAAGCCTTGAAGAACTACCAGAAGGCCAATGATCTGAAGTTATCACTGTATATACAGCAGAATTTTAAGCCAAAGCAAGCATTTTTGGATCTTCCTGAGTCCCAAG GTACTACGGGCACTACAACCATAGGCAGAGCAACTcctggcaaaaatgaacctaatGTG AGAATTCTGAGATCAAAGAACTACACAGAACAACAAGGAGCTAAAGGAAGTCAGTTTGACGATGGAAGAGGGAGGCTCTTTTTTCTAAGGTCAATGCCAGATGAAGTGCTGAAGGATTAG